The following proteins come from a genomic window of Aestuariirhabdus haliotis:
- a CDS encoding putative RNA methyltransferase: MPLAGSSFAHSAGWQCPHCQEELALVGNSWQCINRHSFDRAKQGYVNLLPSHRKQSKQPGDNAEMVTARSRFLGGGHYQPLLLSITSMLKTHLAEANGSWLDAGCGEGWYTAALQQQLPAMQGFAIDISKPAIGACCRRSKSIQWAVASVADVPLCDHTMSFILSVFSRIDWGQFERILANEGLLLAVTPGQHHLLELRQAIYDEVRLHEEEKVLKQLPESFQCVATERCEFSFTLEGSEQMLDLLAMTPHYWHINPEQKQRLIARKTLTTRADFKLELVRKQH; encoded by the coding sequence GTAACAGTTGGCAATGCATCAATCGGCATAGTTTTGACCGTGCCAAGCAAGGTTATGTCAATCTATTGCCGAGCCACCGCAAGCAGAGTAAACAGCCCGGTGACAATGCCGAGATGGTAACCGCCAGAAGCCGTTTTCTGGGGGGCGGACATTATCAGCCTTTATTGCTTTCGATCACCTCCATGCTCAAGACACACCTGGCAGAAGCGAATGGCAGCTGGCTCGATGCAGGCTGTGGTGAAGGCTGGTATACCGCCGCACTTCAGCAACAGCTACCGGCCATGCAGGGCTTTGCAATCGATATATCCAAGCCCGCCATCGGTGCCTGCTGTCGTCGTAGCAAATCGATCCAATGGGCCGTTGCCTCGGTAGCGGATGTACCGCTTTGCGATCATACAATGAGCTTTATTCTCAGCGTATTCTCGCGCATCGACTGGGGCCAATTTGAACGCATTCTGGCAAATGAGGGACTGCTACTGGCGGTGACTCCCGGCCAACATCACTTGCTTGAGTTGCGACAGGCGATCTATGACGAAGTACGCTTGCACGAGGAAGAGAAAGTACTCAAGCAACTACCGGAATCCTTTCAATGCGTGGCAACAGAGCGCTGTGAGTTTTCATTCACCCTTGAAGGCAGCGAGCAAATGCTCGATCTCCTGGCCATGACACCTCATTACTGGCATATCAACCCGGAGCAAAAACAACGCCTTATCGCCAGAAAAACATTGACCACTCGAGCCGATTTCAAGTTAGAGTTAGTGAGAAAGCAACACTGA